A genomic stretch from Halobellus sp. LT62 includes:
- a CDS encoding AbrB/MazE/SpoVT family DNA-binding domain-containing protein, whose product MAKVDSKGRIVLPQSVRERLGIDPGTEVTVHEEDGKAIVEPEDDPQEIIERMEELVADTSPASEETRPLDADLDPIAQRHRDAVRSGAERDGDE is encoded by the coding sequence ATGGCAAAAGTGGATTCAAAAGGGCGAATCGTCCTCCCACAGAGCGTGCGGGAGCGGCTCGGTATCGATCCCGGGACCGAGGTGACGGTTCACGAGGAGGACGGGAAAGCGATCGTCGAACCGGAAGACGACCCCCAAGAGATCATCGAGCGAATGGAAGAGCTCGTTGCGGATACCTCGCCTGCGAGTGAGGAGACCAGACCACTCGATGCAGATCTCGATCCGATCGCCCAGAGACACAGAGACGCTGTTCGAAGCGGTGCGGAGCGAGACGGCGATGAGTGA
- a CDS encoding potassium channel family protein codes for MTDAEHVVIAGSGRVGHRVAQHFADRGRAVTVIDPDPNGAIEGEEVELIEGDATKPSALEAAITDRTGVVGALTDSEDTNLVVCMAAKRYATGLRTVARIEERAGDEYEEFVDEVYFPERASVRAAVNALTGSDVRTFEEVTGELEVLDIRIDYDAPAAGEVVSDALPEGSVVIAESGGHVAVQHSTTLVNGRRYLIAADRDVVGEVIEQCRGERS; via the coding sequence ATGACTGATGCGGAGCACGTCGTGATCGCCGGGAGCGGACGAGTCGGACATCGGGTCGCACAGCACTTCGCCGACCGCGGGCGTGCGGTGACCGTCATCGATCCCGACCCGAACGGGGCGATCGAGGGCGAAGAAGTCGAACTCATCGAGGGCGACGCGACGAAGCCGTCGGCGCTCGAAGCGGCCATCACTGATCGGACGGGCGTCGTCGGCGCGCTCACAGACAGTGAAGACACGAACCTCGTGGTCTGTATGGCCGCCAAGCGGTACGCGACGGGGCTCCGGACCGTCGCCCGTATCGAAGAGCGCGCCGGCGACGAGTACGAGGAGTTCGTCGACGAAGTGTACTTCCCCGAGCGCGCCAGCGTCCGCGCGGCGGTCAACGCACTCACCGGCAGCGACGTTCGTACGTTCGAGGAGGTGACTGGCGAGCTCGAAGTCCTCGATATTCGAATCGATTACGACGCGCCCGCCGCGGGGGAAGTCGTCTCGGACGCGCTCCCGGAGGGCTCGGTCGTCATCGCCGAATCCGGCGGGCACGTCGCCGTCCAACACTCGACGACACTGGTGAACGGACGTCGCTATCTCATCGCTGCGGACCGCGACGTCGTCGGCGAGGTCATCGAGCAGTGTCGTGGCGAGCGTTCGTAG
- a CDS encoding sodium-dependent transporter, translating to MTRETWATRAGFILAAAGSAVGLGNIWRFPWVTADNGGSAFLLVYLGIVLLVGVPGLLGEFVVGRRGKKSPVGALRDLSGSKTWGLWGVFYVVTAIALISFYSVVGGWILRYFGESALGLAGAQPAYFSEPGAYFGAASAGLDALGFHLLFLGLTALVVYAGVRRGIEFGTKVMMPAVLALLIGLAVWAGTRPGAAEAYAFYLSFDVATVRANFFDVLAPAAGQALFTLSLGAGTMITYASYIDEDRSLPFDGTVIAVLNTLVGVLAGLVVFPLLFSLGVDPTQTAPGPGALFVGLAGAFSQLPAGALVATAFFGVVVLAALSSSISMLEIPVSFLVDEYGLSRPQAVTLVTVAVVVTGGICAINPTVAGVGVFGFVAGPLVDTLLTAGLAAVLVFVGWVMGRDAVAELRSGAGGLTDALATPWLLAAGVVLPIFLLFTLLTTFGVDASIGFWPTVGVAVLVGAAAFLGVRTDRSLV from the coding sequence ATGACACGTGAGACGTGGGCGACGCGCGCGGGCTTCATCCTCGCCGCGGCGGGATCGGCGGTCGGCCTCGGGAACATCTGGCGATTCCCGTGGGTGACCGCCGACAACGGTGGCAGCGCCTTTTTATTAGTCTATCTCGGCATCGTACTGCTCGTCGGCGTCCCCGGCTTACTCGGGGAGTTCGTCGTCGGTCGACGCGGCAAGAAGAGCCCCGTCGGCGCGTTACGGGATCTCTCTGGCTCCAAAACGTGGGGGCTCTGGGGCGTCTTTTACGTCGTCACCGCCATCGCGCTGATCTCGTTTTACAGCGTCGTCGGCGGGTGGATCCTCCGGTACTTCGGCGAGAGCGCGCTCGGACTCGCGGGCGCACAGCCCGCGTACTTCTCCGAACCCGGAGCCTACTTCGGCGCTGCTTCTGCCGGACTCGACGCGCTCGGCTTTCATCTGCTCTTTCTCGGACTGACCGCGCTCGTCGTCTACGCGGGCGTCCGCCGCGGGATCGAATTCGGGACGAAAGTGATGATGCCCGCGGTACTCGCGCTCCTGATCGGCCTCGCGGTCTGGGCCGGAACGCGTCCCGGCGCGGCCGAGGCCTACGCGTTCTACCTCAGCTTCGACGTCGCGACGGTCCGCGCGAACTTCTTCGACGTGCTCGCGCCCGCGGCCGGACAGGCGCTCTTCACGCTCTCGCTCGGGGCGGGGACGATGATCACCTACGCCTCGTACATCGACGAGGACCGCTCGCTGCCGTTCGACGGGACCGTCATCGCCGTCCTCAACACGCTCGTCGGCGTGCTCGCGGGACTCGTCGTCTTCCCGCTGTTGTTCTCGCTCGGCGTCGACCCCACGCAGACCGCACCCGGCCCCGGCGCGCTGTTCGTCGGTCTCGCGGGCGCGTTCTCCCAACTCCCGGCCGGCGCGCTCGTCGCGACGGCGTTCTTCGGCGTGGTCGTGCTCGCGGCGCTCTCCTCGTCGATCAGTATGCTCGAAATTCCCGTCTCGTTCCTCGTCGACGAGTACGGTCTCTCGCGGCCGCAGGCGGTCACGCTCGTTACCGTCGCGGTGGTCGTGACCGGCGGAATCTGCGCGATCAACCCCACCGTCGCGGGCGTCGGCGTCTTCGGCTTCGTCGCGGGGCCGCTCGTCGACACCCTGCTGACGGCCGGGCTGGCCGCGGTGCTCGTCTTCGTCGGCTGGGTGATGGGTCGCGACGCCGTCGCGGAGCTCCGTTCCGGTGCGGGCGGACTGACGGACGCGCTCGCGACGCCGTGGCTCTTGGCCGCCGGCGTCGTGCTCCCGATTTTCCTCCTCTTCACGCTCTTGACGACGTTCGGCGTCGACGCGAGCATCGGCTTCTGGCCCACGGTCGGCGTCGCGGTCCTCGTCGGTGCCGCGGCGTTCCTCGGCGTCCGGACCGATCGGTCGCTGGTGTGA
- the carA gene encoding glutamine-hydrolyzing carbamoyl-phosphate synthase small subunit, translated as MSDAYLALEDGRVIEARGRAPGRTRGELVFTTAYTGYEESLTDPSYEEQVLTFSYPLIGNYGVREERFESDRVHPRAAVAHEFTEDVAEWLSEENVPAIDHIDTRDLVTSIREEGAMKCGIAVGEDVTPEDAKAELKQCKGMSEHVDIGKQVTTVEHTTYGDGDIDVALIDCGAKLSIVESLVERNATVDVLSYDTTPEELAEIDPDLLFISNGPGDPANFEAAQTLVEEYVGEVPIAGICLGQQVVARALGGTTEKMDFGHRGVNQPVRDLDSGQVVMTTQNHGYTVGDPGDELDVKQVNVNDGTAEGLANDDLDVITRQYHPEAHPGPHDSLGFFDDVLAMTGAGVESSHPVADD; from the coding sequence ATGTCGGACGCCTATCTGGCCCTGGAGGACGGCCGCGTAATCGAGGCCCGCGGACGCGCTCCGGGACGGACCCGCGGCGAGTTAGTGTTCACGACTGCGTACACCGGCTACGAAGAGAGCCTGACGGACCCCTCCTACGAGGAACAGGTCCTCACCTTCTCGTACCCGCTCATCGGAAACTACGGCGTTCGAGAAGAGCGATTCGAGTCCGACCGCGTCCACCCGCGCGCGGCGGTCGCCCACGAGTTCACCGAGGACGTCGCCGAGTGGCTGAGCGAGGAGAACGTGCCCGCGATCGATCACATCGACACGCGGGATCTCGTCACCTCCATCCGCGAGGAGGGCGCGATGAAGTGCGGTATCGCGGTCGGCGAGGACGTGACCCCCGAGGATGCGAAAGCCGAACTGAAGCAGTGCAAGGGGATGAGCGAACACGTCGACATCGGCAAGCAAGTCACCACCGTCGAGCACACGACCTACGGCGACGGCGACATCGACGTCGCGCTCATCGACTGCGGCGCGAAGCTGTCGATCGTCGAGTCGCTCGTCGAGCGGAACGCGACCGTCGACGTGCTCTCCTATGACACCACGCCCGAGGAACTCGCCGAGATCGACCCCGACCTGCTGTTCATCTCGAACGGCCCGGGCGACCCGGCGAACTTCGAGGCCGCCCAGACGCTCGTCGAAGAGTACGTCGGCGAGGTCCCCATCGCGGGCATCTGCCTCGGCCAGCAGGTCGTCGCGCGCGCGCTCGGCGGCACCACCGAAAAGATGGACTTCGGCCACCGCGGCGTCAACCAGCCCGTCCGCGACCTCGACTCCGGACAGGTCGTGATGACGACGCAGAACCACGGCTACACCGTCGGCGACCCCGGCGACGAGCTCGACGTCAAGCAGGTCAACGTCAACGACGGCACCGCCGAGGGCCTCGCGAACGACGACCTCGACGTCATCACCCGGCAGTACCACCCCGAGGCCCACCCCGGCCCGCACGACTCGCTGGGCTTCTTCGACGACGTCCTCGCGATGACGGGGGCCGGCGTCGAGAGCAGTCACCCGGTCGCAGACGACTGA
- a CDS encoding type II toxin-antitoxin system VapC family toxin: protein MSELDGPYLFDVGVIALAHTDAPVRDAALEYVQAGILGEIDVVVPNPAVIGAHNVLTTYYGRSNAEASRLLQNFLDAKRIHWHDEITHTVVRNAFSQASDANVGGWDGYYAGVAIEEGVNTVLTIDDDFERFDAFETEVILSSDQFRELNQYLSR, encoded by the coding sequence ATGAGTGAGTTGGATGGCCCGTATCTCTTCGACGTTGGAGTAATCGCGCTCGCTCACACGGACGCCCCAGTTCGCGATGCTGCACTCGAATACGTCCAAGCGGGAATCCTCGGTGAGATTGATGTTGTCGTTCCAAATCCCGCAGTAATCGGGGCCCATAACGTCTTGACGACGTACTACGGACGCTCGAATGCGGAGGCGTCTCGACTTTTGCAGAATTTCTTGGATGCGAAACGGATCCATTGGCACGACGAAATCACCCACACTGTCGTCCGAAACGCGTTCTCCCAAGCCAGCGATGCGAATGTCGGCGGGTGGGACGGCTACTACGCGGGAGTAGCGATTGAGGAGGGTGTAAATACTGTCTTGACGATTGATGACGACTTCGAGAGATTTGATGCATTCGAGACTGAGGTGATTCTCTCGTCCGATCAATTCCGTGAGCTGAACCAGTATCTCAGCCGTTGA
- a CDS encoding sensor histidine kinase produces the protein MVDDSGSQSPSTSDANANIDSNTDAAVPLEEIPLHSTNLLTVLDADGAIAYESPSIERIYGYDQDALVGDAVRDYFHPDDRERVVDAFRRVVESDIHTVEPVEYRHLRADGSYTWVESVASADPTPEGYYVVNTRDVSERRQREQNRKRTNERLAEFASVVAHDLRNPLSVAQGYLELAEAEAPSDHHESIEDALARMEKLVSGLLTDTRDGDRTTEVETIDLADLGETCWNNVATADATLTIETNRSIRADRLRFQQLLENLYRNAVEHGDHDVSVTLGSLQSGFYIEDEGEGIPPEERNRVFDPGYSTASEGTGFGLHIVQRVADAHRWSLRVVDGTTGGARFEITDVEFVSE, from the coding sequence ATGGTCGACGACAGCGGGTCCCAATCGCCGTCGACGAGCGACGCCAATGCCAACATCGACTCCAACACCGACGCCGCCGTCCCGCTCGAAGAGATACCGCTTCACTCGACGAACCTGCTCACGGTACTGGACGCGGACGGGGCAATCGCCTACGAAAGCCCGTCGATCGAACGAATTTACGGATACGATCAGGACGCGTTAGTCGGTGACGCGGTCCGAGACTACTTCCATCCGGACGACCGCGAGCGAGTCGTCGACGCGTTTCGGCGCGTCGTCGAAAGCGATATCCACACCGTCGAACCGGTCGAGTACCGCCACCTGCGGGCGGACGGGTCGTACACGTGGGTCGAATCGGTCGCCTCGGCTGATCCGACGCCGGAGGGGTACTACGTCGTCAACACTCGCGACGTCTCCGAGCGCCGGCAGCGAGAACAGAACCGAAAGCGGACGAACGAACGCTTGGCCGAGTTCGCAAGCGTCGTCGCCCACGACCTCCGCAACCCGCTCAGCGTCGCACAGGGCTATCTCGAACTGGCCGAGGCGGAAGCCCCGAGCGATCACCACGAGTCCATCGAAGACGCCTTAGCGCGGATGGAGAAACTGGTCTCAGGGCTGTTAACCGATACACGGGACGGCGACCGGACGACGGAGGTCGAGACGATCGATCTCGCCGACCTCGGTGAAACCTGCTGGAATAACGTCGCGACCGCCGACGCGACGCTCACGATCGAGACGAATCGATCGATCCGCGCCGATCGGCTCCGGTTCCAGCAGCTCTTGGAGAATCTCTATCGGAACGCGGTGGAACACGGCGACCACGACGTGTCCGTGACGCTGGGATCGCTCCAGTCGGGCTTCTACATCGAAGACGAAGGCGAAGGGATTCCGCCGGAGGAGCGCAATCGCGTGTTCGACCCCGGGTACTCGACCGCGTCGGAGGGAACCGGGTTCGGCCTGCACATCGTCCAGCGGGTGGCCGACGCCCACAGGTGGAGCCTTCGAGTGGTCGACGGGACCACCGGTGGCGCGCGATTCGAGATCACCGACGTCGAGTTCGTTTCGGAATGA
- a CDS encoding Lrp/AsnC family transcriptional regulator, which yields MDDLDRQILDILRRDARTPYTEIASQIGTSEGTVRNRVERLTEDGVIERFTVSTRTGNIKAMIEVSVKVDVDTTEITDQMTEWEQVDFVWQVSGEEDVVLVVDAADTRAVNQLITRARELDEVKNTKTRLILDEQLGRSP from the coding sequence ATGGACGACCTCGACCGGCAGATCCTCGACATCCTGCGACGGGACGCGCGGACGCCCTACACCGAGATCGCCTCCCAGATCGGGACCTCCGAGGGGACGGTCAGGAATCGCGTCGAGCGGCTGACCGAGGACGGCGTCATCGAGCGGTTCACCGTCTCGACACGGACAGGAAATATCAAAGCGATGATCGAGGTCTCGGTGAAAGTCGACGTCGACACCACCGAGATAACAGACCAAATGACTGAGTGGGAGCAGGTCGACTTCGTCTGGCAAGTTTCGGGAGAAGAGGACGTCGTCCTCGTGGTCGACGCCGCCGACACGCGCGCGGTGAACCAACTCATCACCCGCGCGCGCGAGCTCGACGAGGTGAAGAACACGAAGACGCGACTCATCCTCGACGAACAACTGGGGCGGTCGCCGTAG
- a CDS encoding NADPH:quinone reductase, which produces MRAVRFHEHGGPEVLTVDEVDEPEPAYGEVVVDVEAAAVNPVDTYFREGEYPVPHLPFIGGSDVAGVVNAVGDGVDAFAVGDRVFGTGLGNGRPGSYAEAVAAPVGNLAHLPDEVDFETAAALALVGTTAWQALVHHAAAEPAETVLVHGGSGGVGHVAIQLAETMGARVHATASPEDAADLESLGADEVFDYSRDDLEEAVVDAGGADVVIDLHMDQYLQFNANVANPAARVVGIGNDTSNGSFDDIGITKGKEIRYQFMSMYNADDIGAVLARLGDLCARGEVAPVIYETYDLDETAEAQRAVLEDSFLGKLVVTP; this is translated from the coding sequence ATGCGCGCAGTCAGATTCCACGAGCACGGCGGACCCGAGGTACTGACGGTTGACGAGGTAGACGAGCCCGAACCAGCGTATGGCGAGGTCGTCGTCGACGTCGAGGCCGCCGCGGTCAACCCCGTCGACACGTACTTCCGCGAGGGCGAATATCCCGTGCCCCACCTCCCGTTCATCGGCGGTTCGGACGTCGCGGGCGTCGTCAACGCCGTCGGCGACGGCGTCGATGCGTTCGCGGTCGGCGACCGCGTGTTCGGGACGGGACTCGGGAACGGCCGTCCCGGCTCGTACGCGGAGGCCGTTGCGGCCCCCGTAGGCAACCTCGCACATCTTCCTGACGAGGTCGATTTCGAGACCGCCGCGGCACTCGCACTCGTCGGGACGACCGCGTGGCAGGCGCTCGTCCACCACGCCGCGGCCGAGCCCGCCGAAACGGTGCTCGTCCACGGCGGCAGCGGGGGCGTCGGCCACGTCGCCATCCAACTCGCGGAGACGATGGGCGCGCGCGTCCACGCGACGGCCTCGCCCGAAGACGCCGCGGACCTCGAATCCCTCGGCGCGGACGAGGTGTTCGACTACTCGCGCGACGATCTCGAAGAGGCCGTCGTCGACGCCGGCGGCGCGGACGTCGTCATCGACCTGCATATGGATCAGTACCTCCAATTCAACGCGAACGTCGCGAACCCCGCCGCGCGCGTGGTCGGCATCGGCAACGACACTTCCAACGGCTCGTTCGACGACATCGGGATCACGAAGGGCAAGGAGATCCGCTATCAGTTCATGTCGATGTACAACGCCGACGACATCGGCGCGGTGTTAGCACGGCTCGGCGATCTCTGCGCACGCGGCGAAGTTGCACCCGTGATCTACGAGACGTACGACCTCGACGAGACCGCCGAAGCGCAGCGTGCCGTCTTGGAAGACAGCTTCCTCGGGAAATTGGTCGTCACGCCGTAG
- a CDS encoding PIN domain-containing protein has product MKVLDSSFCADFLRGRESAKAYRLDHRDESMILTSIGYYELYHGAVKEGRNPALVEDDLPWVDYLEYERSHALEAARIRQELESSGQRIQHPDMMIAGVARSLDVPVVTADGGFEHIDGLDVENYRRL; this is encoded by the coding sequence GTGAAGGTTCTCGACAGCAGCTTCTGTGCCGATTTCCTTCGCGGCCGAGAGTCAGCGAAAGCGTACCGTCTCGACCACCGCGACGAGAGTATGATTCTCACGTCCATCGGCTACTACGAACTGTATCACGGTGCGGTGAAAGAAGGCCGCAACCCGGCGCTCGTCGAGGACGATCTCCCGTGGGTCGACTACCTCGAATACGAACGGTCACACGCGCTCGAAGCCGCGCGGATCCGTCAAGAACTGGAATCGAGCGGGCAGCGGATCCAGCATCCCGATATGATGATCGCCGGTGTCGCCCGATCGCTGGACGTTCCTGTCGTTACTGCCGACGGTGGGTTCGAACACATCGACGGGCTCGACGTCGAGAACTACCGTCGGCTCTGA
- a CDS encoding 30S ribosomal protein S17e — protein sequence MAIKPKYVKQLGKLLLEKYPEAFNTDFETNKESVASLTNVESKGVRNRIAGYITRKKAGSAAAASA from the coding sequence ATGGCGATCAAACCCAAATACGTCAAACAGCTCGGAAAGCTGCTCTTAGAGAAGTACCCCGAAGCGTTCAACACGGACTTCGAGACGAACAAAGAGAGCGTCGCGTCGCTGACGAACGTCGAATCGAAGGGCGTCCGCAACCGCATCGCGGGCTACATCACGCGAAAGAAGGCCGGCTCGGCTGCCGCTGCCTCGGCGTAA
- a CDS encoding acyl-CoA carboxylase subunit beta → MEDRIEELREKRERALKGGGEARIEAQHDKGKMTARERIDYFLDDGTFSEIDQLRTHRNHNFGMEEKQLPGDGVVTGYGEVDGRKTFVFAHDFTVFGGSLGEVLAEKITKVMDKAVEVGAPVVGLNDSAGARIQEGVQSLAGFGEIFRRNTEASGVVPQISAIMGPCAGGAVYSPALTDFTFMVKDTSHMFITGPDVIKTVTGEEVSFEDLGGAVTHASTSGVAQFACESEEEALDDIRRLLSYLPPNNVEDPPRVEPWDDPERADESLNSVVPDEPRKPYDMRDVVDGVLDEGSLFEVHENFAKNVLVGFARLDGHSVGVVANQPRVNAGTLDIEASEKAARFVRICDSFNVPIVSFVDVPGFLPGTDQEHEGIIRHGAKLLYAYSEATVPLLTVITRKAYGGAYDVMASKHLGADVNYAWPTAEIAVMGPQGAVNILYSDELAMADDPEQRREELIEEYREEFANPYTAADRGFIDAVIEPPETRARLVSDLELLRSKRESLPDKKHGNLPI, encoded by the coding sequence ATGGAGGACCGTATCGAGGAGCTACGCGAGAAGCGCGAGCGCGCGCTGAAAGGCGGCGGCGAGGCGCGCATCGAGGCCCAACACGACAAGGGCAAGATGACCGCCCGCGAGCGGATCGACTACTTCCTCGACGACGGGACGTTCAGCGAGATCGACCAGCTCCGGACCCACCGAAACCACAACTTCGGGATGGAGGAAAAACAGCTTCCGGGCGACGGCGTCGTGACCGGCTACGGCGAGGTCGACGGGAGAAAGACGTTCGTCTTCGCGCACGACTTCACCGTCTTCGGGGGCTCACTCGGTGAGGTCTTAGCCGAGAAGATCACGAAGGTAATGGACAAGGCCGTCGAGGTCGGCGCGCCGGTCGTGGGGCTCAACGACTCCGCGGGCGCGCGCATTCAGGAGGGCGTCCAGTCGCTCGCGGGATTCGGCGAGATCTTCCGCCGGAACACGGAGGCGTCGGGTGTGGTGCCCCAGATCTCGGCGATTATGGGTCCCTGCGCCGGCGGCGCGGTCTACTCGCCCGCCCTCACCGACTTCACCTTTATGGTGAAAGATACGAGCCACATGTTCATCACGGGACCCGACGTGATCAAGACCGTAACTGGAGAAGAGGTCAGCTTCGAGGACCTCGGCGGCGCGGTCACGCACGCCTCGACTTCGGGCGTCGCGCAGTTCGCCTGCGAGAGCGAGGAGGAGGCCCTCGACGACATCCGGCGGCTCCTCTCGTATCTCCCGCCGAACAACGTCGAGGACCCCCCGCGCGTCGAGCCGTGGGACGACCCCGAGCGCGCCGACGAGTCGCTGAATTCTGTCGTCCCCGACGAACCCAGAAAGCCCTACGACATGCGCGACGTCGTCGACGGCGTCCTCGACGAGGGCTCCCTCTTCGAGGTCCACGAGAACTTCGCGAAGAACGTCCTCGTCGGCTTCGCCCGCCTCGACGGTCACTCCGTCGGCGTCGTCGCCAACCAGCCGCGCGTCAACGCCGGGACGCTCGACATCGAAGCCTCCGAGAAGGCCGCCCGGTTCGTCCGGATCTGCGACTCGTTCAACGTCCCGATCGTCTCCTTCGTCGACGTGCCCGGATTCCTCCCCGGAACCGACCAAGAGCACGAGGGGATCATCCGCCACGGCGCGAAGCTCCTGTACGCCTACTCGGAGGCGACGGTTCCGCTTCTGACGGTCATCACGCGGAAGGCCTACGGAGGGGCCTACGACGTGATGGCCTCGAAGCATCTCGGAGCCGACGTCAACTACGCGTGGCCGACCGCCGAAATCGCCGTGATGGGCCCGCAGGGCGCGGTCAACATCCTCTACAGCGACGAACTCGCGATGGCCGACGATCCCGAACAGCGCCGCGAGGAGCTGATCGAGGAGTACCGAGAGGAGTTCGCGAACCCCTACACCGCCGCCGATCGCGGCTTTATCGACGCCGTGATCGAACCGCCGGAGACGCGCGCGCGGCTCGTCTCCGATCTGGAACTGCTCCGCTCGAAGCGCGAGTCGCTCCCGGACAAAAAGCACGGGAACCTCCCGATCTGA
- a CDS encoding HVO_0649 family zinc finger protein, whose translation MASAYRSPFERLKTRYSDVDLVCPKCGYDDDDGEWQAVTTGHVVQYRHICPSCGAIRRRTISLGH comes from the coding sequence ATGGCGAGCGCGTACAGATCTCCGTTCGAGCGGCTGAAGACGCGGTACAGCGATGTCGACCTCGTCTGTCCGAAGTGCGGCTACGACGACGACGACGGCGAGTGGCAGGCCGTGACGACGGGTCACGTCGTCCAGTATCGTCACATCTGCCCGAGTTGCGGCGCGATCCGTCGGCGGACCATCTCACTCGGGCACTGA
- a CDS encoding antitoxin VapB family protein, translated as MADKTIRVSEKTWRKLRARKRGDESFEAVIERELEDDDPLAGFGAWSDTTIDESVRAVKREMDEDFEAGP; from the coding sequence ATGGCTGATAAAACTATTCGAGTGTCCGAGAAGACGTGGCGAAAACTCCGGGCACGAAAGCGGGGAGATGAGAGCTTCGAGGCGGTGATCGAGCGAGAGTTAGAAGACGACGATCCACTCGCTGGTTTCGGCGCGTGGAGTGACACCACCATCGACGAGTCGGTCCGAGCGGTCAAGCGAGAGATGGACGAAGATTTCGAAGCAGGGCCGTGA
- a CDS encoding sodium-dependent transporter: MSQRETWATRAGFILAAVGSAVGLGNIWQFPFKTSEYGGATFLVVYLVAALGIGLPAMLAEFVIGRKSNLNAISAFEKLGHRSWKWVGVLGVATGFWILSYYSVVGGWVLRYIGGSLTGAYFAAPGEYFGQVSAGPEALALHAVFMAFVIAIVAGGVKDGIEKATKLMVPSIVVILGVLAVWVFTLPGAGPGYSYFLSPDLSQLSLSVSFDPLPSFSGPLTEIIPFAVSQAFFSLSLGMGAMITYASYVGEDQSLFGDSITVVVFNSAVGVLAGLVVIPLLFVQDIEPGSGGAGALFVSLATAFAELPAGRLVGAVFFAVVLIAALSSAISLLEVVTSYVVDNYRANRPQVAAALGGLIFLLGIPSAWDTAWLTWFDNLAYQLLLPLSVLGILLFIGWVYGRPAVEELLSGSSVGSGVGLTWLWLVRTVVVLGVVLTLALGVQTLFFAESPAIVPPL; this comes from the coding sequence ATGAGTCAACGAGAGACGTGGGCGACGCGCGCGGGCTTCATCCTCGCGGCCGTCGGCTCGGCAGTGGGACTGGGAAACATCTGGCAGTTTCCCTTCAAAACCTCCGAGTACGGCGGGGCGACGTTCCTCGTCGTCTATCTGGTCGCCGCGCTGGGAATCGGGCTCCCGGCGATGCTCGCGGAGTTCGTCATCGGGAGAAAGAGCAACCTGAACGCCATCAGTGCGTTCGAGAAACTGGGACACCGCAGCTGGAAGTGGGTCGGGGTGTTGGGCGTCGCGACCGGCTTCTGGATCCTGTCGTATTACAGCGTCGTCGGCGGGTGGGTGCTCCGCTACATCGGCGGCAGTCTCACCGGCGCGTACTTCGCCGCTCCGGGGGAGTACTTCGGACAGGTCTCGGCCGGTCCCGAAGCGCTCGCGCTACACGCGGTGTTTATGGCCTTCGTCATCGCCATCGTCGCGGGCGGCGTCAAGGACGGAATCGAGAAGGCGACGAAGCTGATGGTCCCGAGCATCGTCGTCATTCTCGGCGTGCTCGCCGTCTGGGTGTTCACCCTTCCGGGGGCCGGACCGGGCTACAGCTACTTCCTCTCGCCCGACCTCTCCCAGCTCAGCTTGAGCGTCTCCTTCGACCCGCTCCCGTCCTTTAGCGGCCCGCTCACGGAGATCATCCCCTTCGCGGTGAGTCAGGCGTTCTTCTCGCTGTCGCTCGGGATGGGCGCGATGATCACTTACGCCTCCTACGTCGGCGAGGATCAGAGCCTCTTCGGCGACAGCATCACCGTCGTCGTGTTCAACAGCGCCGTCGGCGTCCTCGCCGGCCTCGTCGTCATCCCCCTGCTGTTCGTGCAGGACATCGAGCCCGGAAGCGGCGGCGCGGGCGCGCTGTTCGTCAGCCTCGCGACCGCGTTCGCGGAGCTTCCGGCCGGCCGACTCGTCGGCGCGGTCTTCTTCGCGGTGGTCCTGATCGCGGCGCTGTCGTCGGCGATCAGCCTGCTGGAAGTGGTCACCTCCTACGTCGTCGACAACTACCGTGCGAACCGCCCGCAGGTCGCCGCCGCGCTCGGCGGCCTCATCTTCCTGCTCGGCATCCCCTCGGCGTGGGACACCGCGTGGCTCACGTGGTTCGACAACCTCGCGTACCAACTGCTGCTCCCGCTGTCGGTGCTCGGAATTCTCCTCTTCATCGGCTGGGTGTACGGTCGCCCTGCCGTCGAGGAACTCCTCTCGGGCTCCTCCGTCGGGAGCGGCGTCGGCCTCACGTGGCTGTGGCTCGTTCGGACCGTCGTCGTCCTCGGCGTGGTTCTCACGCTGGCGCTCGGCGTCCAGACGCTGTTCTTCGCGGAGAGTCCGGCGATCGTCCCGCCGCTGTAA